One Pseudonocardia abyssalis DNA segment encodes these proteins:
- a CDS encoding GPR1/FUN34/YaaH family transporter: protein MSVESDVQSGAHAAAAPAPVAPAGNPALLGLATFLPGALSLGLWLVGYLPAGDVGGIIPALVFSNGLFLMIASIWAARIGGSAVAGIFGTFSAFWISLGILLAAVTNGWFALTATSTPLPTFLLSWLIVFVALTLATLRLPLAFSAGFVFVCVAVALVLANALTGAAIFNTLAGVSVFIFCAIFAYVWIDGMGQELGGPAMSLGSPIQK from the coding sequence ATGAGTGTGGAGAGCGACGTCCAGTCCGGAGCGCACGCCGCCGCAGCGCCGGCCCCAGTAGCCCCAGCCGGTAACCCGGCCCTGCTGGGTCTTGCAACGTTCCTGCCCGGCGCCCTGTCCCTCGGCCTCTGGTTGGTCGGCTACCTGCCCGCCGGTGACGTCGGCGGCATCATCCCCGCGCTGGTCTTCTCGAACGGCCTGTTCCTGATGATCGCGAGCATCTGGGCCGCCCGGATCGGGGGCAGCGCGGTCGCCGGCATCTTCGGCACGTTCTCCGCATTCTGGATCAGCCTGGGCATCCTGCTCGCGGCCGTCACCAACGGCTGGTTCGCGCTCACCGCGACGAGCACCCCGCTGCCGACCTTCCTGCTGTCGTGGCTGATCGTCTTCGTCGCGCTGACGCTGGCGACGCTGCGGCTCCCGCTGGCCTTCTCGGCCGGCTTCGTGTTCGTCTGTGTCGCGGTGGCCCTCGTGCTCGCCAACGCGCTGACCGGCGCGGCGATCTTCAACACCCTGGCCGGGGTGAGCGTGTTCATCTTCTGCGCGATCTTCGCCTACGTGTGGATCGACGGCATGGGCCAGGAGCTCGGCGGGCCGGCGATGTCGCTGGGCAGCCCGATCCAGAAGTAG
- a CDS encoding bifunctional methylenetetrahydrofolate dehydrogenase/methenyltetrahydrofolate cyclohydrolase: MDGKATLASILDELRGRVEKLTAAGATPGLGTVLVGDDPGSHSYVRGKHRDCAQVGITSFQRELPADATQAQVEAVIDELNADPACTGFIVQLPLPRGLDAGAALERVDPDKDADGLHPVNLGRLVLGEPGPLPCTPRGIVELCARYGVELPGKRVTVVGRGVTVGRPLGLLLTRRAENATVTLCHTGTRDLAAEVRRADIVVAAAGVQGLITADMVAPGATVLDVGVTRTELGLVGDVDPEVAEVAGLLAPMPGGVGPMTRGMLLTNVVEAAEKAAGRG; encoded by the coding sequence ATGGACGGCAAAGCGACCCTGGCCTCGATCCTCGACGAGCTGCGCGGCCGCGTCGAGAAGCTGACGGCCGCGGGGGCCACCCCCGGGCTCGGCACGGTGCTCGTCGGTGACGACCCCGGCTCCCACTCCTACGTACGCGGCAAGCACCGCGACTGCGCGCAGGTCGGGATCACCTCGTTCCAGCGGGAGCTGCCGGCCGACGCCACACAGGCCCAGGTCGAGGCCGTCATCGACGAGCTGAACGCCGACCCGGCGTGCACCGGCTTCATCGTGCAGCTGCCGCTGCCCCGCGGGCTCGACGCCGGTGCGGCGCTCGAGCGCGTCGACCCCGACAAGGACGCCGACGGCCTGCACCCGGTCAACCTCGGACGGCTGGTGCTCGGCGAGCCGGGGCCGCTGCCGTGCACGCCGCGCGGGATCGTCGAGCTGTGCGCGCGCTACGGCGTGGAGCTGCCGGGCAAGCGGGTCACCGTCGTCGGGCGCGGGGTCACGGTCGGGCGCCCGCTGGGCCTGCTGCTCACCCGACGCGCGGAGAACGCCACGGTCACGCTGTGCCACACCGGCACCCGCGACCTGGCCGCCGAGGTGCGCCGGGCCGACATCGTGGTCGCCGCCGCCGGTGTGCAGGGGCTGATCACCGCCGACATGGTGGCCCCGGGCGCCACCGTCCTCGACGTCGGCGTCACGCGCACCGAGCTGGGCCTGGTCGGCGACGTCGACCCCGAGGTGGCCGAGGTCGCGGGCCTGCTCGCGCCGATGCCCGGCGGCGTCGGCCCGATGACGCGCGGGATGCTGCTGACCAACGTCGTGGAGGCGGCCGAGAAGGCGGCGGGTCGGGGCTGA
- a CDS encoding DUF3017 domain-containing protein produces MRTRLPVWAPTGLVLLIAAAGMVRVLMEHWRQGGVLLGGALLVAATLRVALPQDEVGLLAIRSRVLDVVCYVVPGVVLILLAITITRGQLTLA; encoded by the coding sequence GTGCGCACCCGCCTGCCGGTGTGGGCCCCGACGGGGCTCGTGCTGCTGATCGCCGCCGCCGGGATGGTGCGCGTGCTCATGGAGCACTGGCGCCAGGGCGGGGTGCTGCTCGGCGGTGCCCTGCTCGTCGCCGCGACGCTGCGGGTGGCGCTCCCGCAGGACGAGGTCGGGCTGCTCGCGATCCGCAGCCGCGTCCTCGACGTCGTCTGTTACGTCGTGCCGGGCGTCGTGCTGATCCTGCTCGCGATCACCATCACCCGTGGCCAGCTCACCCTCGCCTGA
- a CDS encoding carboxymuconolactone decarboxylase family protein, giving the protein MASSPSPERRLSPLLPADLDEEQRTLRESLATPAGRVEIAPDGTLHGPFDAMLRAPRSGTALQALGAALRYDGVLPDRVRELVILRVAAHHRSGYEWHAHAPVAAALGATLDTGDPVERAALDATAELLATGDLTDDAWTRTVDALGEAGAVELTTVVGYYALLAMQLRVLRVPLPDGAPPATFGA; this is encoded by the coding sequence GTGGCCAGCTCACCCTCGCCTGAGCGGCGTCTGTCGCCGCTGCTCCCCGCCGACCTCGACGAGGAGCAGCGGACGCTGCGTGAGAGCCTCGCGACCCCGGCCGGACGGGTCGAGATCGCGCCCGACGGCACCCTGCACGGCCCGTTCGACGCGATGCTCCGCGCGCCCCGGTCCGGCACGGCCCTGCAGGCGCTCGGCGCCGCCCTGCGCTACGACGGCGTCCTGCCCGACCGGGTCCGCGAGCTGGTGATCCTGCGCGTCGCGGCGCACCACCGCAGCGGCTACGAGTGGCACGCGCACGCCCCGGTCGCGGCCGCGCTGGGCGCCACCCTCGACACCGGGGATCCCGTCGAGCGGGCGGCCCTGGACGCGACGGCGGAGCTGCTCGCCACCGGCGACCTCACCGACGACGCCTGGACCCGTACCGTCGACGCGCTGGGTGAGGCCGGCGCCGTCGAGCTCACCACCGTCGTCGGCTACTACGCGCTGCTCGCGATGCAGCTGCGGGTTCTGCGCGTGCCTCTCCCCGACGGGGCTCCACCCGCTACGTTCGGCGCATGA
- a CDS encoding DUF2252 domain-containing protein produces the protein MTDASDTRSARIVDTLVDAFDDLMAANPAAFRTKFRKMAADPFAFYRGSACLFYADVAEQDDPWANEQTSRVWIQGDLHAENFGTYMDGDGVLIFDVNDFDEAYVGHFTWDVLRFAASMALMGWRKAISDDDITELVRGFVRGYVDQVRTFVDSDDDRSFALNLRTAEGAIHQVLQLARLRTRVELLDGITEEEGFDRILRDGPGVRRLDDDERAKVVDAFGRYLDSIPESKRFRGVAYTVKDVIGRSGFGIGSAGLPAYTVLIEGLNEALDNDVVVSMKQGNVAAPSRVVTDPEIAAAFRHHGHRTAVSQRALQAHADRLLGWTDLDGVGFVVSEVSPYENDLDWSNLTEPDEILPVVGYLGRATAKVHCVADSDADHTLVPFQTEDAILAVLDGREEEFADWVVEFAHSYAARVREDHALFVEAFRGGAIPGVASTGQLS, from the coding sequence ATGACCGACGCCTCCGACACCCGTTCGGCGCGCATCGTCGACACGCTGGTCGACGCCTTCGACGACCTCATGGCCGCGAACCCCGCCGCGTTCCGGACGAAGTTCCGCAAGATGGCCGCCGACCCGTTCGCGTTCTACCGCGGCAGCGCGTGCCTGTTCTACGCCGACGTCGCCGAGCAGGACGACCCGTGGGCGAACGAGCAGACGAGCCGGGTGTGGATCCAGGGCGACCTGCACGCGGAGAACTTCGGCACCTACATGGACGGCGACGGCGTCCTGATCTTCGACGTCAACGACTTCGACGAGGCCTACGTCGGGCACTTCACCTGGGACGTGCTGCGGTTCGCGGCGAGCATGGCGCTGATGGGCTGGCGCAAGGCGATCTCCGACGACGACATCACCGAGCTCGTCCGGGGCTTCGTGCGCGGCTACGTCGACCAGGTGCGCACGTTCGTCGACTCCGACGACGACCGGAGCTTCGCGCTGAACCTGCGCACCGCCGAGGGGGCGATCCACCAGGTGCTGCAGCTCGCCCGGCTGCGCACCCGGGTGGAGCTGCTCGACGGCATCACCGAGGAGGAGGGCTTCGACCGGATCCTGCGCGACGGGCCCGGCGTGCGCCGCCTCGACGACGACGAGCGGGCGAAGGTGGTCGACGCGTTCGGCCGCTACCTCGACTCGATCCCGGAGTCCAAGCGCTTCCGCGGCGTCGCCTACACGGTGAAGGACGTGATCGGCCGCTCCGGGTTCGGGATCGGCAGCGCCGGGCTCCCCGCCTACACCGTGCTGATCGAGGGGCTCAACGAGGCGCTCGACAACGACGTCGTCGTGTCGATGAAGCAGGGCAACGTCGCGGCGCCGTCGCGGGTGGTGACCGATCCGGAGATCGCGGCGGCGTTCCGGCACCACGGGCACCGCACCGCGGTCTCACAGCGCGCGCTGCAGGCCCACGCCGACCGCCTGCTGGGCTGGACCGACCTCGACGGCGTCGGGTTCGTCGTCAGCGAGGTCTCGCCGTATGAGAACGACCTCGACTGGAGCAACCTCACCGAGCCCGACGAGATCCTGCCCGTCGTGGGCTACCTGGGCCGGGCGACGGCGAAGGTGCACTGCGTCGCCGACTCCGACGCCGACCACACGCTGGTCCCGTTCCAGACCGAGGACGCGATCCTGGCCGTCCTCGACGGGCGGGAGGAGGAGTTCGCCGACTGGGTCGTCGAGTTCGCCCACTCCTACGCCGCCCGGGTCCGCGAGGACCACGCCCTGTTCGTCGAGGCGTTCCGGGGCGGGGCGATCCCCGGGGTCGCCTCGACGGGCCAGCTCAGCTGA
- a CDS encoding alpha/beta hydrolase, which produces MIRSARLAAAVAGLFALTACAAPASGSPGSDATAPQLRWSDCASDAALDCATLTVPVDRAEPDGPTFALPVVRIPAGDPANRIGSLVLHRGGPGYSVVDYVTGIRAGAVPDPLTPEVYARYDVIALDQRGAGGSQPAMACADAAPEIPSIPVDDAERDARLAADAAYARSCVANSGEIMDHLSTDEAARDMDALRGALGEERLSFVGQSYGTFLGTVYANLFPEHVGRFVLDSVVDPAQITGDEPLRSTRLGSDVSTAATMQEFLRLCAAGGERCLFGAGDPAGAWDRLTTALREAPVQLTAPDGRTVRLGYSEVVSWAGNWLYQPSLWEQPVAGASFLALAEQALADPTGEAGVTTAQVLISLRDDADLIAAPYAGPLNATAFGVNCAENASPDGPDAFTAAAAGRDTAVPHFGALRAWGDSVCAQWPVTVEGYRGPWAAPTDEPVLIVNSRFDPATPLAAAQRLHDLVPNSALLVHEGVGHVAAQQSTCVVQAVGTYLTEGTVPVQGATCSPDRVPFS; this is translated from the coding sequence ATGATCCGATCTGCGCGCCTCGCCGCCGCCGTGGCCGGGCTGTTCGCCCTGACGGCCTGTGCCGCCCCGGCGTCCGGCTCCCCCGGGTCCGATGCCACCGCCCCGCAGCTGCGGTGGTCCGACTGCGCCTCCGACGCCGCACTGGACTGCGCGACCCTCACCGTGCCGGTCGACCGCGCCGAGCCCGACGGCCCGACGTTCGCGCTGCCCGTCGTCCGGATCCCGGCCGGTGACCCCGCGAACCGGATCGGCTCGCTCGTCCTGCACCGCGGCGGTCCCGGCTACAGCGTCGTCGACTACGTCACCGGCATCCGCGCGGGCGCCGTCCCTGATCCCCTGACACCCGAGGTCTACGCCCGCTACGACGTGATCGCGCTCGACCAGCGCGGCGCGGGCGGGTCGCAGCCCGCGATGGCGTGCGCCGACGCGGCCCCCGAGATCCCCTCGATCCCCGTCGACGACGCCGAGCGCGACGCCCGCCTCGCCGCCGACGCCGCGTACGCGCGGTCCTGCGTCGCGAACTCCGGCGAGATCATGGACCACCTCTCCACCGACGAGGCCGCCCGCGACATGGACGCGCTGCGCGGCGCGCTGGGCGAGGAGCGGCTGAGCTTCGTCGGGCAGTCCTACGGCACGTTCCTCGGCACGGTGTACGCCAACCTGTTCCCCGAGCACGTCGGCCGGTTCGTCCTGGACAGCGTCGTGGACCCGGCCCAGATCACCGGCGACGAGCCGCTGCGCAGCACCCGCCTGGGCAGCGACGTGTCGACCGCCGCGACGATGCAGGAGTTCCTACGGCTGTGCGCGGCGGGCGGCGAGCGCTGCCTGTTCGGCGCGGGCGACCCGGCCGGTGCGTGGGACCGCCTCACCACGGCACTGCGCGAGGCCCCCGTGCAGCTCACCGCGCCCGACGGGCGCACCGTGCGGCTCGGGTACTCCGAGGTGGTGTCGTGGGCCGGCAACTGGCTCTACCAGCCGAGCCTGTGGGAGCAGCCCGTCGCGGGCGCCTCGTTCCTGGCCCTCGCCGAGCAGGCTCTGGCCGACCCCACCGGTGAGGCGGGCGTCACGACGGCCCAGGTCCTGATCAGCCTGCGCGACGACGCCGACCTCATCGCCGCGCCCTACGCCGGCCCGCTCAACGCCACCGCGTTCGGCGTCAACTGCGCGGAGAACGCCTCCCCCGACGGCCCCGACGCGTTCACAGCCGCGGCCGCCGGGCGCGACACCGCCGTGCCGCACTTCGGGGCGCTGCGGGCGTGGGGCGACAGCGTGTGCGCGCAGTGGCCGGTCACCGTCGAGGGCTACCGCGGCCCGTGGGCCGCGCCGACCGACGAGCCGGTGCTGATCGTCAACAGCCGGTTCGACCCGGCCACCCCGCTCGCCGCGGCACAGCGCCTGCACGACCTGGTGCCGAACAGCGCGCTGCTGGTGCACGAGGGCGTCGGGCACGTGGCCGCGCAGCAGTCGACGTGCGTGGTGCAGGCGGTGGGCACCTACCTGACCGAAGGAACGGTTCCGGTCCAGGGCGCGACCTGCTCCCCGGACCGGGTGCCCTTCAGCTGA
- a CDS encoding ABC transporter ATP-binding protein, with amino-acid sequence MIIRTEGLGREFRVRRARITAVADVTLDVARGEAVGFLGPNGAGKSTTIKMLTGVLVPSSGTARVCGLDPVRERKALARRIGVVFGQRSQLWWDLPLAESFALHGAIHRVPAAQHRERLDECVELLDMAAFLGTPVRQLSLGQRMRGEVTAALLHSPELLVLDEPTIGLDLASKERLRTFLSAVNARGDVTLLLTTHDLPDVERLCRRVVVIDRGRVLVDDDLTTLRRRFAGHRTLVVELVEPAGPLQGLAGVVGVAVEAQGLRQRLEFTDATTAAALIAEVARRVELRDVTVDEPSIEDLVRTLYAS; translated from the coding sequence ATGATCATCCGCACAGAGGGGCTCGGCCGGGAGTTCCGCGTGCGCCGCGCCCGGATCACCGCCGTCGCCGACGTGACGCTCGACGTCGCCCGCGGGGAGGCCGTCGGCTTCCTCGGACCCAACGGCGCGGGCAAGTCGACGACGATCAAGATGCTGACCGGCGTGCTGGTGCCCAGCTCGGGGACCGCGCGGGTGTGCGGGCTCGACCCGGTGCGTGAGCGGAAGGCGCTGGCGCGGCGGATCGGCGTGGTGTTCGGACAGCGCAGCCAGCTGTGGTGGGACCTGCCGCTCGCCGAGAGCTTCGCGCTGCACGGCGCGATCCACCGCGTGCCGGCCGCGCAGCACCGGGAACGGCTCGACGAGTGCGTCGAGCTGCTCGACATGGCCGCGTTCCTCGGCACGCCGGTCCGCCAGCTCTCGCTCGGGCAGCGGATGCGCGGCGAGGTCACGGCCGCCCTGTTGCACTCCCCCGAGCTCCTCGTCCTCGACGAGCCGACGATCGGTCTCGACCTCGCCAGCAAGGAGCGGCTGCGCACGTTCCTGTCCGCGGTGAACGCCCGCGGCGACGTGACGCTGCTGCTCACCACGCACGACCTGCCCGACGTCGAGCGGCTGTGCCGGCGCGTCGTCGTCATCGACCGGGGGCGCGTCCTCGTCGACGACGACCTCACGACGCTGCGGCGCCGCTTCGCCGGGCACCGCACGCTGGTCGTCGAGCTGGTGGAACCCGCGGGTCCGCTGCAGGGGCTGGCCGGGGTCGTCGGCGTCGCCGTCGAGGCGCAGGGGCTGCGCCAGCGCCTGGAGTTCACCGACGCCACCACGGCGGCGGCGCTGATCGCCGAGGTGGCGCGCCGGGTGGAGCTCCGCGACGTCACCGTGGACGAGCCGTCGATCGAGGACCTGGTGCGGACGCTGTACGCCTCGTGA
- a CDS encoding ABC transporter permease — MADTGTAVHRRIIASRIRSQLAYRTSFALDVVAQLIGQSIELVAILVVFTQVTSLGGFDRNEVVLMYALAATAFGIADLSVGQVEELPNLIRTGELDVLLLRPLGTLAQILSADVALKRLGRVAAGLAALAYALATSGIEWTPVRVLVAVTAPLTGAVIFAAVWVAANTVSFWVVDGREVANSVTYGSNFATSYPITVYGPWLRRILCFAVPGAFVAYFPALALLGRPDPLGFPVALQYASPLVAALAVGGAALVWRTGVRRYQGTGS, encoded by the coding sequence GTGGCTGACACCGGCACCGCGGTCCACCGTCGCATCATCGCCTCCCGGATCCGCAGCCAGCTCGCCTACCGCACCTCGTTCGCGCTCGACGTCGTCGCGCAGCTGATCGGGCAGAGCATCGAGCTGGTGGCGATCCTCGTCGTGTTCACGCAGGTCACGAGCCTAGGTGGGTTCGACCGCAACGAGGTCGTGCTGATGTACGCCCTCGCCGCCACCGCGTTCGGGATCGCCGACCTGTCCGTCGGCCAGGTCGAGGAGCTGCCGAACCTCATCCGCACCGGGGAGCTCGACGTCCTGCTGCTGCGCCCGCTCGGCACGCTCGCCCAGATCCTGTCCGCCGACGTCGCCCTCAAGCGCCTGGGTAGGGTCGCCGCCGGGCTCGCCGCCCTGGCCTACGCCCTGGCCACCAGCGGGATCGAATGGACGCCCGTGCGGGTGCTCGTCGCGGTGACCGCGCCCCTGACCGGCGCGGTGATCTTCGCGGCGGTCTGGGTGGCGGCCAACACGGTGTCGTTCTGGGTGGTCGACGGCCGGGAGGTCGCCAACTCCGTCACCTACGGCTCGAACTTCGCCACCTCCTACCCGATCACCGTGTACGGGCCGTGGCTGCGCCGGATCCTGTGCTTCGCGGTGCCCGGCGCGTTCGTCGCCTACTTCCCGGCGCTCGCGCTGCTGGGCCGGCCGGATCCGCTCGGGTTCCCGGTGGCGCTGCAGTACGCCTCGCCGCTCGTCGCCGCGCTCGCGGTGGGCGGGGCGGCACTCGTCTGGCGGACCGGGGTCCGCCGCTACCAGGGAACGGGATCATGA
- a CDS encoding ABC transporter permease, translating to MLAPYPQLVIAAFRRFATYRQAALAGLTTNVVFGLLRAAVLVAVLDQRPVVAGYDVAAAVTFVWLGQGLLTVVLLWGDSELSTRIRTGDVVIDLGRPWDLQAALLATDLGRAGFAVLSRLVPPMVFGALLFPIRWPERPATWVFFAVAALLGVVVSFGVRFLLNASAFWLLDARGVLAVWGVVGGVLSGLVVPLAWFPGWARSALAFTPAPSLFQTPIDVFLERGDPLGALAGQAFWAVLLLAVGRVVLHRGSRRLVVQGG from the coding sequence GTGCTCGCGCCCTACCCGCAGCTCGTGATCGCCGCATTCCGCCGCTTCGCCACCTACCGTCAGGCCGCCCTCGCGGGCCTGACCACCAACGTCGTCTTCGGGCTGCTGCGCGCCGCCGTGCTGGTCGCCGTGCTGGACCAGCGCCCGGTCGTGGCCGGGTACGACGTGGCCGCGGCGGTCACGTTCGTCTGGCTCGGGCAGGGGCTGCTCACCGTCGTCCTGCTGTGGGGCGACAGCGAGCTGTCCACCCGGATCCGCACCGGCGACGTCGTGATCGACCTGGGCCGTCCGTGGGACCTGCAGGCCGCGCTGCTCGCCACCGACCTGGGACGCGCCGGGTTCGCCGTGCTGTCCCGGCTCGTGCCGCCGATGGTCTTCGGCGCGCTGCTGTTCCCCATCCGCTGGCCCGAGCGGCCCGCCACCTGGGTGTTCTTCGCCGTGGCCGCGCTGCTCGGGGTGGTCGTCAGCTTCGGCGTGCGGTTCCTGCTCAACGCCAGCGCGTTCTGGCTGCTCGACGCGCGCGGCGTCCTCGCCGTGTGGGGCGTGGTCGGCGGGGTGCTGTCCGGGCTGGTGGTCCCGCTGGCCTGGTTCCCCGGGTGGGCGCGCTCGGCTCTGGCGTTCACGCCCGCACCGTCGCTGTTCCAGACCCCGATCGACGTCTTCCTGGAGCGCGGCGATCCGCTGGGCGCGCTCGCCGGGCAGGCCTTCTGGGCGGTGCTGCTGCTCGCCGTCGGCCGGGTCGTGCTGCACCGGGGATCGCGACGGCTGGTGGTGCAGGGTGGCTGA
- a CDS encoding helix-turn-helix domain-containing protein — protein MEEPRPIDPVEHAHLRDATGFSPPVHRYAPGPGLADLVRRYWVPVWSLPPGTVSSQRVLQYPVCLVVVADSYARLYGVRTGLSVVELSGTGWAVGAMLQPAGGSLVWGGAVTELTDRHVDLSEVPGVDGSGLTGRVRAAMGPAPDAAGRLAAVAHLERELERLAPVDDEGRLVNAIVEYVEGDPEVRRVGQVCAKFDIGDRTLQRLLARRLGLNPKWLIQRRRLQEAAARLRTGPGTLARVSADLGYADQAHFTRDFRTVTGVTPGDYAAEPRTP, from the coding sequence GTGGAGGAGCCGCGCCCGATCGACCCCGTGGAGCACGCCCACCTGCGCGACGCCACCGGCTTCAGCCCCCCGGTGCACCGCTACGCGCCCGGGCCCGGGCTCGCCGACCTGGTGCGCCGCTACTGGGTGCCGGTCTGGTCGCTGCCGCCCGGCACCGTGTCGAGCCAGCGCGTGCTGCAGTACCCCGTGTGTCTGGTCGTCGTGGCCGACTCCTACGCCCGGCTCTACGGGGTGCGGACCGGGTTGTCGGTCGTCGAGCTGAGCGGCACCGGATGGGCGGTCGGGGCGATGCTGCAGCCCGCGGGCGGCTCGCTGGTGTGGGGCGGGGCGGTCACGGAGCTGACCGACCGCCACGTCGACCTGTCCGAGGTCCCCGGCGTCGACGGGTCCGGGCTGACCGGACGGGTCCGGGCCGCGATGGGACCGGCCCCGGACGCCGCGGGTCGTCTCGCCGCCGTCGCGCACCTGGAGCGGGAGCTGGAGCGCCTCGCACCCGTCGACGACGAGGGCCGGCTGGTCAACGCGATCGTCGAGTACGTGGAGGGCGACCCGGAGGTGCGGCGGGTGGGCCAGGTCTGCGCGAAGTTCGACATCGGCGACCGCACACTGCAGCGGCTGCTGGCCCGGCGCCTCGGGTTGAACCCGAAGTGGCTGATCCAGCGCCGCCGCCTGCAGGAGGCCGCGGCCCGGCTGCGCACCGGTCCCGGCACGCTCGCCCGCGTGTCCGCCGATCTCGGGTACGCCGACCAGGCGCACTTCACCCGCGACTTCCGCACGGTCACCGGCGTGACGCCCGGCGACTACGCCGCCGAGCCCCGCACCCCCTGA
- a CDS encoding YybH family protein, producing MGDGRAATPEDLGRLLVERVNTGDVEGAVALYEPDAALGRPGGGTAVGAAEIREVYALLVEDGTRLSPGRPRPTVRRGNLALTSTARDDGTVTCEVARRQPGGHWLWALDQPDARD from the coding sequence ATGGGTGACGGGCGGGCCGCCACGCCCGAGGATCTGGGCCGGCTGCTCGTCGAGCGCGTCAACACCGGCGACGTGGAGGGGGCGGTCGCCCTCTACGAGCCCGACGCCGCTCTCGGCCGCCCCGGCGGCGGGACGGCCGTCGGGGCGGCCGAGATCCGCGAGGTCTACGCGTTGCTCGTGGAGGACGGCACGCGGCTGTCGCCCGGGCGGCCGCGGCCGACGGTGCGCCGGGGGAACCTGGCTCTGACGTCCACCGCCCGCGACGACGGCACCGTCACCTGCGAGGTGGCGCGGCGCCAACCCGGCGGGCACTGGCTGTGGGCGCTCGACCAGCCCGACGCGCGCGACTGA